The Actinobacillus equuli genome includes a window with the following:
- a CDS encoding TonB-dependent receptor: MITVEGNTPDTKGNLLGDGLNINEKVVDSQTLKQRGTTLGNALSGELGIHSSQFGGGSSTPIIRGQERKRSKILQNNGETFDMSELSPDHAVTVDALLAKRIEILRGPTTLLYSAGNNAGLINVVDEKIPSVLPEKGYEGQAGVRFSSANKERLTYVGSTFALGNNFALRLQGLYNKASEYYAPKFTIEGKPYHRVPDSDLQSQSSTVGLSWIGEKGHLGVAYTDQRNKYGLVGHTHQYDHYTISIIRQGVMFRKGYLRFYPHLAEESDIDYNNPGLRLEHSHIPGGSHYGMQDHPHGKPWINMHSKRYDIDGELKNPLKGIESLKVTANYVDYFHDEKDGERVENYFKNKGKNLRLELVHSEWNGLKGAIGAQYSQALTSALSLEAARVVNKQQLLNNPKTKQFSVFGIERLNLGDFSFELSSRIERQKISMDYDVKLIDQWLGFNTPMPNLEPHKETGYSYGFATHWYFAPEHKLTLNAAHQERLPNAQELYAHGKHIALNAFEAGNKNLNKERSNHIELALAHMGEKWDYKFNIYHTRYGNYIYPLTLNDNRGPKSLTDEYNLKVNRYYQGKARFSGVEGEIGYLFTPNYRLAVFGDYVRGKLTDLPDIPKGYYIFGAKRGQVSAWDSQPDISAPRVPPLRLGARFNADFNQNWSGMLEYYRVFAQNKVSKYEKATSGYHQVNVGLTYNKVLNQMEYQVFLKMDNLLNQKIHQHVSYLPHIPQMGRNAMLGMNVTF; this comes from the coding sequence ATGATTACTGTTGAAGGCAATACGCCGGATACGAAAGGTAATTTGTTAGGAGATGGTTTAAATATCAATGAAAAAGTGGTAGATAGTCAAACGCTAAAGCAAAGGGGAACAACATTAGGTAATGCACTTTCCGGAGAATTAGGCATTCATTCCAGCCAGTTTGGCGGAGGATCAAGTACGCCGATTATTCGCGGTCAAGAACGCAAACGGTCTAAAATTTTGCAAAATAACGGTGAAACCTTTGATATGTCGGAATTATCTCCCGATCATGCTGTGACCGTAGACGCTTTACTTGCAAAGCGTATTGAAATTTTACGTGGACCTACAACCTTACTTTACAGTGCGGGGAATAATGCCGGACTAATTAATGTGGTTGATGAGAAAATTCCGAGTGTGTTACCGGAAAAAGGATATGAAGGACAAGCCGGTGTACGTTTTAGTTCTGCAAATAAAGAACGTTTAACTTATGTCGGCTCTACTTTTGCATTAGGTAATAATTTTGCCTTACGTTTACAAGGATTATATAACAAAGCCTCTGAATATTATGCACCGAAATTTACCATTGAGGGTAAACCTTATCATCGAGTGCCGGACAGTGATCTTCAATCTCAATCAAGCACGGTCGGACTTTCTTGGATTGGAGAGAAAGGGCATTTAGGTGTAGCTTATACGGATCAACGTAATAAATACGGTTTAGTTGGGCATACGCATCAATACGATCATTATACGATTAGTATTATTCGCCAAGGCGTAATGTTTAGGAAAGGCTATTTACGCTTTTATCCTCATTTAGCGGAAGAAAGCGATATCGATTATAACAATCCGGGACTTCGTTTAGAGCACTCGCATATCCCCGGTGGTTCTCATTATGGTATGCAAGATCATCCGCATGGTAAGCCATGGATTAATATGCATTCTAAACGTTATGATATTGACGGCGAATTAAAGAATCCGTTAAAGGGCATCGAATCACTCAAAGTCACTGCGAATTATGTCGATTATTTTCATGATGAAAAAGATGGTGAAAGAGTTGAGAACTACTTTAAAAATAAAGGGAAAAATCTACGTCTTGAGTTAGTACATTCTGAATGGAACGGGTTAAAAGGTGCGATTGGTGCACAATATTCTCAAGCGCTTACCAGTGCATTATCGCTAGAAGCTGCTCGAGTAGTAAATAAGCAGCAATTACTGAATAATCCGAAAACCAAGCAATTTAGTGTATTTGGTATTGAGCGCTTAAATCTTGGGGATTTTTCATTTGAATTAAGTAGCCGTATTGAGCGTCAGAAAATATCAATGGATTATGATGTTAAGTTAATTGATCAATGGTTAGGCTTTAATACGCCAATGCCAAATTTGGAACCGCATAAGGAAACCGGCTACTCTTACGGTTTTGCTACACATTGGTATTTTGCTCCGGAGCATAAATTAACATTAAATGCGGCACATCAAGAACGTTTACCAAATGCTCAAGAACTATATGCACATGGCAAACACATTGCGCTAAATGCTTTTGAAGCCGGTAATAAAAACTTGAATAAAGAACGCTCAAATCATATTGAGTTGGCTTTAGCCCATATGGGAGAGAAGTGGGACTATAAATTCAATATTTATCACACTCGTTACGGTAATTATATTTACCCGCTTACGTTAAACGATAACCGTGGTCCTAAATCCTTGACTGATGAATATAATTTGAAAGTAAACCGCTATTACCAAGGAAAAGCTCGTTTTAGTGGGGTAGAAGGTGAAATTGGCTATCTCTTTACGCCGAATTATCGTCTTGCCGTATTTGGTGATTATGTTCGTGGTAAATTAACAGATCTTCCTGATATTCCGAAAGGTTATTACATTTTTGGTGCAAAAAGAGGTCAGGTTTCAGCTTGGGATAGCCAGCCGGATATCTCAGCGCCGCGTGTACCGCCATTACGTTTAGGGGCTAGATTTAATGCGGATTTCAATCAAAATTGGTCGGGAATGTTAGAGTATTACCGTGTATTTGCTCAGAATAAAGTGTCGAAATATGAAAAAGCAACATCGGGTTATCATCAAGTAAATGTCGGTTTAACTTACAATAAAGTATTGAATCAGATGGAATATCAAGTATTCCTAAAAATGGATAACTTGCTAAATCAGAAAATCCATCAGCATGTATCTTACTTACCTCATATTCCACAAATGGGTAGAAATGCAATGCTTGGTATGAATGTGACTTTCTAA
- the pflA gene encoding pyruvate formate lyase 1-activating protein — translation MSIARYHSYESCGTVDGPGIRFILFLQGCLMRCKYCHNRDTWDLDGGKEISVEDLMKEVVTYKHFMKATGGGVTASGGEAVLQMEFVRDWFRACKAEGIDTCLDTNGFVRHYSPVVDEMLEVTDLVMLDLKQLNDEIHQDLIGVSNKRTLDFARYLQKLNKRTWIRYVVVPGYTDDDDSAHRLGQFIQGMQNIERVELLPYHRLGAHKWETLGYKYELDGILPPPKEDLERIQKIIESYGHTVKF, via the coding sequence ATGTCTATTGCTCGTTACCATTCATACGAATCTTGCGGTACTGTTGATGGTCCGGGAATTCGCTTCATTCTATTTTTACAAGGCTGCTTAATGCGTTGTAAATACTGTCATAACCGTGATACATGGGATCTTGATGGCGGTAAAGAAATCAGCGTCGAAGATCTGATGAAAGAAGTGGTAACCTATAAACACTTTATGAAAGCGACTGGTGGCGGTGTAACTGCATCCGGCGGCGAAGCTGTATTACAAATGGAATTTGTGCGAGATTGGTTTAGAGCGTGTAAAGCGGAAGGTATTGATACCTGTTTGGATACAAATGGCTTTGTGCGCCATTACAGCCCGGTAGTCGATGAAATGCTTGAAGTGACTGATTTAGTTATGCTCGACTTAAAACAGCTAAATGATGAAATCCACCAAGATTTAATCGGTGTATCGAATAAACGTACACTTGATTTTGCTCGCTACCTGCAAAAATTAAATAAACGCACTTGGATTCGTTATGTTGTTGTACCGGGTTATACCGATGATGATGATTCTGCACACCGCTTAGGGCAATTTATCCAAGGTATGCAAAATATTGAAAGAGTTGAACTGTTGCCATATCACCGCCTAGGCGCACATAAATGGGAAACGCTTGGCTATAAATATGAATTGGACGGTATATTGCCGCCGCCAAAAGAAGATCTTGAACGTATTCAAAAAATTATTGAAAGCTACGGACATACCGTGAAATTCTAA
- the pflB gene encoding formate C-acetyltransferase, which produces MTQLTEAQQKAWAGFTGGDWQTEVNVRDFIQKNYTPYEGDESFLAGATAATTKLWEEVMEKIKVENKTHEPYDIDCETPSTITSHKAGYIDQALEKIVGLQTDAPLKRAIIPFGGIKMVKGSCEVYRRTLNPEVEKIFTEYRKTHNQGVFDVYTPDILRCRKSGVITGLPDAYGRGRIIGDYRRLAVYGADFLMKDKQKQFASLQPRLEAGEDIQATIQLREEIAEQHRALGQIKQMAASYGFDVSRPAETAQEAVQWTYFAYLAAVKSQNGAAMSFGRVSSFLDIYIERDLKAGKITEEEAQELIDHLVMKLRMVRFLRTPEYDQLFSGDPMWATETLAGMGLDGRTLVTKNSFRILNTLYTMGPSPEPNLTILWSEQLPDGFKRYCAKVSIDTSSVQYENDDLMRPDFDNDDYAIACCVSPMVVGKQMQFFGARANLAKTMLYAINGGIDEKSGAQVGPKTAPITDEYLNFDDVMARMDHFMDWLATQYVTALNIIHFMHDKYSYEAALMAFHDRDVFRTMACGIAGLSVAADSLSAIKYAKVKPIRGDIKDKDGNVVASNVALDFEIEGEYPQFGNNDNRVDEIACDLVERFMKKIQTHKTYRNATPTQSVLTITSNVVYGKKTGNTPDGRRAGAPFGPGANPMHGRDQKGAVASLTSVAKLPFAYAKDGISYTFSIVPNALGKDYEAQKRNLAGLMDGYFHHEATVEGGQHLNVNVLNRETLLDAVEHPEKYPQLTIRVSGYAVRFNSLTKEQQMDVITRTFTESM; this is translated from the coding sequence ATGACTCAACTAACTGAAGCTCAACAAAAAGCATGGGCAGGGTTTACTGGTGGCGACTGGCAAACTGAAGTAAACGTACGTGATTTTATCCAAAAAAACTATACTCCATATGAAGGCGATGAGTCTTTCTTAGCTGGCGCAACAGCTGCGACAACTAAGTTATGGGAAGAAGTGATGGAAAAAATCAAAGTTGAGAACAAAACTCACGAACCGTACGATATTGATTGCGAAACTCCATCAACAATTACTTCTCACAAAGCAGGTTATATTGATCAAGCTTTAGAAAAAATTGTAGGTCTTCAAACTGATGCGCCATTAAAACGTGCGATTATCCCGTTTGGCGGTATCAAAATGGTTAAAGGTTCTTGCGAAGTTTATCGTCGTACCTTAAACCCTGAAGTAGAAAAAATCTTTACTGAATATCGTAAAACACATAACCAAGGTGTGTTCGATGTTTATACTCCGGACATTTTACGTTGCCGTAAATCAGGTGTAATTACTGGTCTTCCGGATGCTTACGGTCGTGGTCGTATTATCGGTGACTACCGTCGTTTAGCAGTATACGGTGCGGATTTCTTAATGAAAGACAAGCAAAAACAATTTGCTTCATTACAACCTCGTTTAGAAGCGGGTGAAGATATCCAAGCAACAATCCAATTACGTGAAGAAATCGCAGAACAACACCGTGCATTAGGTCAAATCAAACAAATGGCTGCATCATACGGTTTTGACGTTTCTCGTCCGGCAGAAACTGCACAAGAAGCGGTTCAATGGACTTACTTCGCATACCTTGCTGCAGTTAAATCACAAAACGGTGCGGCAATGTCATTCGGTCGTGTATCTTCATTCTTAGATATCTATATCGAACGTGACTTAAAAGCAGGTAAAATCACAGAAGAAGAAGCGCAAGAGTTAATCGACCATTTAGTAATGAAATTACGTATGGTTCGTTTCTTACGTACACCTGAATACGATCAATTATTCTCAGGCGACCCAATGTGGGCAACTGAAACTTTAGCAGGTATGGGCTTAGACGGTCGTACACTAGTAACCAAAAACAGCTTCCGTATCTTAAATACCCTTTACACAATGGGTCCATCACCAGAGCCAAACTTAACTATCCTTTGGTCTGAACAATTACCGGACGGTTTCAAACGTTATTGTGCAAAAGTATCAATCGATACTTCATCAGTACAATATGAAAACGATGACTTAATGCGTCCTGACTTCGATAACGATGACTATGCAATCGCATGTTGCGTATCTCCGATGGTTGTTGGTAAACAAATGCAATTCTTCGGTGCGCGTGCAAACTTAGCGAAAACAATGTTATACGCAATCAACGGCGGTATCGATGAGAAATCTGGTGCACAAGTTGGTCCAAAAACAGCACCGATTACAGACGAATATTTAAACTTCGACGATGTAATGGCTCGTATGGATCACTTCATGGATTGGTTAGCAACACAATATGTGACTGCATTAAATATCATCCACTTCATGCACGATAAATACAGCTACGAAGCGGCATTAATGGCATTCCACGATCGTGATGTATTCCGTACAATGGCATGTGGTATCGCAGGTCTTTCTGTTGCGGCGGACTCATTATCTGCAATTAAATACGCAAAAGTTAAACCAATTCGCGGCGACATCAAAGATAAAGATGGTAACGTAGTGGCTTCAAATGTAGCGTTAGACTTCGAAATTGAAGGCGAATATCCGCAATTCGGTAACAATGACAACCGTGTAGACGAAATCGCTTGTGACTTAGTTGAACGTTTCATGAAGAAAATTCAAACGCACAAAACTTACCGCAATGCGACTCCAACACAGTCAGTTCTTACTATCACTTCTAACGTGGTTTACGGTAAGAAAACTGGTAATACGCCTGACGGTCGTCGTGCTGGTGCTCCGTTCGGTCCAGGTGCAAACCCAATGCACGGTCGTGACCAAAAAGGTGCGGTTGCATCATTAACTTCTGTTGCAAAACTTCCGTTTGCTTACGCGAAAGACGGTATTTCATACACTTTCTCAATCGTACCAAACGCATTAGGTAAAGATTACGAAGCTCAAAAACGTAACCTTGCAGGCTTAATGGATGGTTACTTCCACCACGAAGCAACCGTTGAAGGCGGTCAGCACTTAAACGTAAACGTATTAAACCGTGAAACATTATTAGATGCGGTTGAGCACCCAGAAAAATATCCACAATTAACAATTCGTGTATCTGGTTATGCGGTACGTTTCAACTCTTTAACTAAAGAGCAACAAATGGACGTAATTACTCGTACATTTACTGAATCAATGTAA
- the focA gene encoding formate transporter FocA translates to MFSPAEMAKIAEDGAVYKATKHQLYSFISAILAGGFIALAFVFYTTTQTGAADVPWGMAKLVGGTVFSLGVILCVVFGAELFTSSTLTAVAKATHRITWFQMFRNWFIVYGGNFIGGLSMVVLIWLSGQIMAANGQWGLTILKTAQHKIHHTWMEAFTLGILCNIMVCLAVWMANAGKSLTDKAFIMIMPIALFVSSGFEHCVANMFMIPMGMMISQFASPEFWTAINVDPAQYADLDLYHFIVKNLIPVTLGNIVGGVFFIGLVQWFLYIRKH, encoded by the coding sequence ATGTTCTCACCTGCTGAAATGGCAAAAATCGCTGAAGACGGTGCAGTCTATAAGGCAACTAAACATCAATTATATTCTTTCATCTCGGCAATTTTAGCAGGCGGTTTCATCGCTCTTGCTTTTGTCTTTTACACCACAACACAAACCGGTGCTGCAGATGTGCCGTGGGGGATGGCAAAACTCGTCGGAGGTACCGTTTTCTCTTTAGGCGTTATCTTATGTGTCGTATTCGGTGCGGAATTATTTACTTCATCAACACTAACCGCTGTGGCTAAAGCGACACATCGTATCACTTGGTTCCAAATGTTTAGAAACTGGTTCATTGTGTATGGCGGTAACTTTATCGGTGGTTTGAGTATGGTTGTGCTTATTTGGCTTTCAGGTCAAATTATGGCGGCAAACGGTCAATGGGGATTAACCATTCTTAAAACGGCACAACACAAAATTCATCATACTTGGATGGAAGCTTTTACCTTAGGTATTTTATGTAACATTATGGTTTGTCTTGCGGTATGGATGGCAAATGCCGGTAAAAGTCTGACAGACAAAGCGTTTATTATGATTATGCCGATCGCATTATTTGTATCATCAGGCTTCGAGCACTGTGTTGCAAATATGTTTATGATCCCGATGGGTATGATGATTTCGCAATTTGCATCACCTGAATTCTGGACGGCTATTAATGTCGATCCGGCACAATACGCAGACTTAGATTTATATCATTTTATTGTTAAGAATCTTATTCCAGTAACATTAGGAAATATTGTCGGGGGAGTGTTCTTCATCGGCTTAGTACAATGGTTCTTATACATTCGTAAACACTAA
- a CDS encoding YqaA family protein, with translation MIDYFSSVFNFFFSEENQLISMFLSAFLSATVLPGNSELIFSALASKNLLAEQTIFSTSMLWLVLIATLGNSLGSIITYAMGLLIPKPVNLQHRSARLALSLCEKYGVFALLLTSLPVIGDVLCGMAGWLRLNIWQTVFFITLGKLVRYLLLLFMLYPFIF, from the coding sequence ATGATAGATTATTTTAGTTCCGTATTTAATTTCTTTTTCTCAGAAGAAAACCAATTAATCTCAATGTTCCTAAGCGCTTTTTTAAGTGCGACGGTTCTGCCTGGTAATTCCGAGTTGATTTTTAGTGCATTGGCATCAAAAAATTTATTGGCGGAACAAACGATATTTTCTACAAGTATGCTGTGGTTAGTTTTGATTGCCACATTAGGCAATAGCCTCGGTAGTATCATCACTTATGCGATGGGATTATTAATTCCTAAGCCGGTTAATTTGCAACATCGTTCCGCAAGATTAGCGCTGTCTTTATGTGAAAAATATGGTGTGTTTGCGCTTCTTCTGACGAGCTTACCGGTTATTGGCGATGTATTATGTGGTATGGCGGGTTGGCTCAGATTGAATATTTGGCAAACGGTATTTTTCATTACATTAGGAAAGTTAGTGCGTTATTTGTTACTACTTTTTATGCTTTATCCTTTTATATTTTAA
- the htpX gene encoding protease HtpX, with product MAKRIVLFLLTNLAITFVLGIVLNIIFQVTGIQGGSTAGILVMSLLFGFAGSLISLFMSKSMALRSVGAEVIQQPRNHAEQWLFDTVQRQSQQAGIPMPDIAIYHSADVNAFATGATKNNSLVAVSTGLLDNMTEDEAEAVVAHEIAHIANGDMVTMTLLQGVLNTFVIFLSRMISTAVASGKDENGNNTQNTLVFWIVDIALQMIFGVIATMIAMWFSRYREYRADAGSAQLVGKEKMIAALQRLQHVHEPQEMEGSLAAFMINGVRSKELFMSHPPLEKRIEALRNL from the coding sequence ATGGCAAAAAGAATTGTCTTATTTTTATTAACTAACTTAGCGATTACCTTTGTACTTGGTATTGTATTAAACATCATTTTCCAAGTAACCGGCATTCAAGGCGGTAGCACCGCGGGTATTTTAGTGATGTCGCTTTTATTTGGTTTCGCGGGTTCTTTAATCTCATTATTTATGTCAAAAAGCATGGCATTACGTTCCGTTGGCGCAGAGGTTATTCAACAACCTCGTAATCATGCGGAACAATGGTTATTTGATACAGTACAACGTCAATCACAGCAAGCGGGCATTCCAATGCCGGATATTGCGATTTATCACTCTGCCGATGTCAACGCATTTGCAACCGGAGCAACAAAAAATAATTCATTAGTCGCAGTAAGTACCGGTTTATTGGACAACATGACGGAAGACGAAGCTGAAGCAGTTGTCGCACACGAAATCGCACATATTGCAAACGGTGATATGGTAACGATGACGTTACTACAAGGCGTGTTGAATACCTTTGTTATCTTCTTATCTCGAATGATTTCAACCGCTGTTGCAAGCGGTAAAGATGAAAACGGTAATAACACACAAAACACCTTAGTTTTCTGGATTGTGGATATCGCTTTACAAATGATCTTCGGTGTAATCGCAACCATGATTGCGATGTGGTTCTCACGTTACCGTGAATACCGTGCGGACGCTGGTTCGGCACAATTAGTCGGCAAAGAGAAAATGATTGCGGCATTACAGCGTTTACAACACGTACACGAGCCACAAGAAATGGAAGGTTCTCTCGCGGCATTCATGATTAACGGCGTACGTTCTAAAGAATTATTTATGAGCCACCCGCCACTTGAAAAACGTATCGAAGCGTTAAGAAACTTATAA
- the dinB gene encoding DNA polymerase IV gives MAMQRKIIHIDMDCFYAAIEMRENPALIGKPVAVGGSIEGRGVLTTCNYEARKFGLHSAMPTAQALKRCPNLILVPVNMSLYKAVSEQIHQIFRRYTDIIEPLSLDEAYLDVTDCQQCSGSATWIAQEIREAIWNELHLTASAGIAPLKFLAKIASDQNKPNGQFVISPENMTAFIYDLPLKKIPGVGKVTNEKLAQLGLHTCGDIQHRDKAFIYKTFGKFGQRLWDFSHAIDNRKIEVNRPRKSLAVENTLPTDIWHLAEAEQIVDELFKKLVFRLQRNWGERSLQEFKKLGIKLKFGDFTQTTLERTTDGLSLERFIELLQQVWQRTNHRSVRLIGLSVHYPTEKVKKQLNLWE, from the coding sequence ATGGCAATGCAACGCAAAATCATTCACATCGATATGGACTGTTTTTATGCTGCGATTGAAATGCGAGAAAATCCGGCGTTAATCGGCAAGCCTGTTGCCGTTGGTGGTTCCATTGAAGGTCGAGGCGTATTGACCACTTGTAATTATGAAGCCAGAAAATTCGGTTTACACAGTGCAATGCCAACCGCACAAGCGTTAAAACGCTGCCCGAATCTGATTCTAGTGCCGGTAAATATGTCGTTATACAAAGCAGTTTCTGAGCAGATTCATCAAATATTTCGCCGTTATACCGATATCATCGAGCCGCTTTCATTAGATGAGGCTTATTTAGATGTGACGGATTGCCAACAATGCTCCGGCTCTGCCACTTGGATTGCTCAAGAAATTCGAGAGGCAATTTGGAACGAGTTACATTTAACTGCCTCCGCCGGCATTGCCCCGCTCAAATTTTTGGCAAAAATCGCTTCGGATCAAAACAAGCCTAACGGGCAATTTGTCATTTCTCCGGAAAATATGACCGCTTTTATTTATGATTTGCCGCTAAAAAAGATCCCGGGTGTCGGTAAGGTAACCAATGAAAAATTAGCACAACTGGGATTACACACTTGCGGCGATATTCAACACCGCGATAAAGCCTTTATTTACAAGACATTTGGCAAATTCGGGCAACGACTTTGGGACTTCAGCCACGCAATTGATAACCGAAAAATCGAAGTAAATCGTCCTCGAAAATCCTTAGCAGTCGAAAATACGTTACCGACCGATATTTGGCATTTAGCGGAAGCGGAGCAAATTGTTGATGAGCTGTTTAAAAAACTGGTTTTTCGGCTACAACGAAATTGGGGCGAACGTTCATTACAAGAGTTTAAAAAATTAGGTATCAAACTAAAGTTTGGCGACTTTACGCAAACCACCTTGGAACGTACCACTGACGGACTCTCACTCGAGCGTTTTATCGAATTACTTCAACAAGTTTGGCAACGGACGAATCATCGTTCGGTACGCTTAATCGGGCTTTCGGTACATTACCCGACGGAAAAAGTTAAAAAACAGTTAAATTTATGGGAATAA
- a CDS encoding lysine exporter LysO family protein — translation MLYGLAIVLIPLFLGYLFKVGKGKLQVVNQVVNICLYLILFVMGISLGQLDDIGSKLPQIGGIALGLSLIIQFSNIIGLAIYDKWQPMVREEVNPQEIPSRWVMLMDSFKLIGTTIAGGVVGFVTKGILDFPLHASTYVLEVMIFGVGIQLRNSGIPLREVFFNKRGIYTSLVMIVSSLVGGVIAALALDLSIVQGLTFASAFGWYSLSSVLVNDAWGPIYGSIAFFNDLSREIFCLFTIPFFMRAFPSTAVGLGGATSLDCMLPVIQKSGGTQVVPLAISFGFIVNLVAPLLLALFIGLAG, via the coding sequence ATGTTATACGGTTTGGCGATAGTGCTGATTCCCTTGTTTTTAGGCTATTTATTTAAAGTCGGTAAAGGCAAATTACAGGTTGTTAATCAGGTCGTAAATATTTGTTTATATTTGATTTTATTTGTGATGGGTATCTCGCTAGGGCAATTAGATGATATTGGCAGCAAATTACCACAAATCGGTGGGATTGCACTCGGTTTGAGCTTAATTATTCAATTTTCGAATATTATCGGTTTAGCGATTTACGATAAATGGCAACCGATGGTTCGTGAAGAAGTAAATCCGCAAGAAATCCCTTCTCGTTGGGTAATGCTAATGGATTCGTTTAAATTAATCGGCACTACCATTGCAGGTGGGGTAGTCGGTTTTGTGACGAAGGGGATATTAGATTTTCCATTACACGCTAGTACTTATGTGTTAGAAGTGATGATCTTCGGTGTCGGTATTCAGCTGCGTAATAGCGGGATTCCGTTACGAGAAGTTTTTTTTAATAAACGAGGCATTTATACTTCTTTAGTAATGATTGTTAGTAGCCTTGTTGGTGGGGTTATTGCCGCTTTGGCATTAGACTTAAGCATTGTACAAGGACTCACTTTTGCTTCGGCATTCGGTTGGTATTCATTATCTAGCGTATTAGTCAATGACGCTTGGGGGCCGATATACGGCAGTATTGCCTTCTTTAATGACCTTTCCCGTGAAATCTTCTGTTTATTTACCATTCCGTTTTTTATGCGAGCATTCCCTTCTACCGCAGTCGGATTAGGTGGGGCGACGTCATTAGATTGTATGTTACCGGTGATTCAAAAATCGGGCGGTACGCAAGTTGTGCCGCTGGCAATCAGTTTCGGCTTTATTGTGAATTTGGTTGCACCATTATTATTGGCGTTATTTATCGGCTTAGCCGGATAA
- a CDS encoding isochorismate synthase, protein MSIFNQLKQQLSEQPTENKTHFGLIEYQASVPFPEENVALLNWLKAQENYPHFFWQARDTDQTIASIGTAKSFSSLEEAQQFVTQTQLGLVGGIQFEGNCQFILPRLQLVKNQQNLTAYFYLSETELAQQAVIFEQFFANFTQTLPLELTENNLLSLTSVYDFDSWQQNIERAINHIQQHKFNKVVLANAKTLQFEHELSAYDLLAASQTTNLGCYHFIWAENAKSAFVGSSPERLYHRKGHQFNTEALAGTAPVTESAIQTELNAEWLLTDPKNIYENQLVVDDIQMNLEDCITEIVVSQAEIKRLHNVQHLRRKIAAQLKPNMSDADCLARIHPTAAVAGLPRQAAKKFIAEYEQFTRCWYAGTFGYLQPNEAEFCVALRSAQIEQNCITLYAGAGIVEESEPQSEWQEIERKSLALAKLLKVD, encoded by the coding sequence ATGTCTATTTTTAATCAATTAAAACAACAACTTAGCGAACAACCTACAGAAAACAAAACACACTTCGGTTTGATTGAATATCAAGCCTCCGTGCCATTTCCTGAAGAAAATGTTGCTTTATTGAACTGGTTAAAGGCGCAGGAAAATTATCCGCATTTTTTTTGGCAAGCTCGCGACACTGATCAGACCATTGCCAGTATCGGAACCGCTAAATCGTTTTCCAGCCTTGAAGAAGCGCAGCAATTTGTAACACAAACGCAGCTTGGTTTAGTCGGCGGCATTCAATTTGAAGGCAACTGCCAATTTATTCTGCCTCGCTTGCAATTAGTAAAAAATCAGCAAAATCTGACCGCTTATTTCTACTTGAGTGAAACTGAATTAGCTCAACAAGCGGTCATTTTTGAACAATTTTTTGCAAATTTCACCCAAACCTTACCGCTTGAATTAACGGAAAACAATCTCCTTTCGCTGACTTCCGTTTACGATTTTGATAGTTGGCAACAAAATATTGAGCGAGCAATTAATCATATTCAACAACACAAATTTAACAAAGTGGTACTGGCCAATGCGAAAACATTGCAATTTGAACATGAGCTATCTGCTTATGATCTACTTGCAGCGAGTCAAACCACTAATTTAGGTTGTTATCACTTTATTTGGGCGGAAAATGCGAAATCCGCCTTTGTCGGCTCAAGTCCGGAACGTTTATACCATCGAAAAGGTCATCAATTTAATACGGAAGCACTAGCAGGTACCGCCCCGGTAACGGAAAGTGCAATACAAACCGAATTAAATGCGGAATGGTTACTCACTGATCCTAAAAATATTTATGAAAATCAATTGGTTGTGGATGACATTCAGATGAATCTGGAAGATTGCATAACGGAAATCGTCGTCAGCCAAGCGGAAATTAAGCGTCTGCATAATGTGCAACATTTACGCCGTAAAATCGCTGCCCAATTAAAACCAAATATGAGTGATGCCGATTGTCTTGCTCGTATTCATCCGACCGCTGCGGTTGCAGGCTTGCCTCGTCAAGCAGCGAAAAAATTTATTGCCGAATATGAGCAATTCACTCGTTGTTGGTATGCCGGTACATTCGGCTATTTACAACCGAACGAGGCAGAATTTTGCGTTGCTTTGCGTTCCGCGCAAATTGAACAAAATTGCATTACACTCTATGCTGGCGCAGGTATCGTTGAAGAATCGGAGCCGCAATCGGAATGGCAAGAAATTGAACGGAAGTCGTTGGCATTAGCCAAATTACTAAAAGTGGATTAA